A genomic segment from Stappia indica encodes:
- a CDS encoding DUF1127 domain-containing protein: MINTLIRKYNSWQQYRRTYDELSRLSNRELSDLGIGRGDIDYIARSNHR; encoded by the coding sequence ATGATCAACACGCTCATCCGCAAGTACAATTCCTGGCAGCAGTACCGTCGCACCTATGACGAGCTGTCCCGCCTCTCCAATCGCGAGCTCAGCGACCTGGGCATCGGCCGCGGCGATATCGACTACATCGCCCGCAGCAACCATCGCTAA
- the glmU gene encoding bifunctional UDP-N-acetylglucosamine diphosphorylase/glucosamine-1-phosphate N-acetyltransferase GlmU, with the protein MPSTSRLAIVLAAGLGTRMKSDRPKVMHQVAGLSLVGHVLKAVDAAGIGRVSVVVGPDMPELVAEVARRAPDAQCHVQQDRLGTAHAARAAEPAWRDLPDQVLVLFGDTPLVSPQTLARVCARLDEGADVVVLGFEAQDPTGYGRLLTEGDRLLAIREERDASEAERAVRFCNSGIMGFRGTRFAGIVQRIGNANAKGEYYLTDAVEIAAELGLSVVTERADEWEVQGINTRVQLARVEADYQRQARIAAMEGGATLVAPETVHFSHDTRLGRDVVVEPNVVFGPGVEVGDGVTIRAFSHLEDARVAEGATLGPYARLRPGAEIGAGAHIGNFVEIKNARVETGAKVNHLTYIGDARVGAGANIGAGTITCNYDGFLKHHTDIGAGAFVGSNSTLVAPVTIGDGAYLAAGGVVTENVPADALSLGRARQVVKEGRGAQLKARFARAKAEKTGA; encoded by the coding sequence ATGCCGTCCACGTCCCGCCTTGCCATCGTCCTGGCCGCCGGCCTCGGCACAAGGATGAAGTCCGACCGGCCCAAGGTGATGCACCAGGTCGCCGGGCTGTCGCTGGTCGGCCATGTGCTGAAGGCGGTCGATGCGGCCGGGATCGGCCGGGTGTCCGTGGTGGTGGGGCCCGACATGCCGGAGCTGGTCGCCGAGGTGGCACGCCGGGCACCTGACGCGCAGTGCCATGTGCAGCAGGACCGGCTGGGCACCGCCCACGCGGCGCGCGCCGCCGAGCCCGCCTGGCGCGATCTGCCCGACCAGGTGCTGGTGCTGTTCGGCGACACGCCGCTGGTCTCGCCGCAAACGCTGGCGCGGGTCTGCGCAAGGCTGGACGAGGGCGCCGACGTGGTGGTGCTCGGTTTCGAGGCGCAGGATCCGACCGGCTACGGCCGGTTGCTGACGGAGGGCGACCGGCTGCTGGCGATCCGCGAGGAACGGGACGCGAGCGAGGCCGAGCGGGCCGTGCGCTTCTGCAATTCCGGCATCATGGGCTTTCGCGGCACGCGCTTTGCCGGGATCGTCCAGCGGATCGGCAATGCCAATGCCAAGGGCGAATACTACCTGACCGACGCGGTGGAAATCGCCGCCGAGCTGGGTCTTTCGGTCGTCACCGAGCGGGCCGACGAGTGGGAGGTGCAGGGCATCAACACGCGGGTGCAACTGGCCCGGGTGGAGGCCGACTACCAGCGCCAGGCGCGGATCGCCGCGATGGAGGGCGGCGCGACGCTGGTGGCACCGGAGACCGTGCATTTTTCCCATGACACGCGGCTCGGCCGCGACGTGGTGGTGGAGCCGAACGTGGTGTTCGGTCCCGGCGTCGAGGTCGGCGACGGGGTGACGATCCGCGCCTTCTCGCATCTGGAGGACGCGCGGGTCGCGGAGGGCGCAACGCTCGGGCCTTACGCGCGGCTGCGGCCCGGCGCGGAGATCGGCGCCGGCGCGCATATCGGCAATTTCGTGGAGATCAAGAATGCCCGGGTCGAGACCGGGGCCAAGGTCAACCACCTCACCTATATCGGCGATGCGCGGGTGGGGGCGGGCGCCAATATCGGCGCCGGCACCATCACCTGCAACTATGACGGCTTCCTGAAGCACCACACGGATATCGGCGCGGGCGCGTTCGTCGGGTCGAACTCGACCCTGGTGGCGCCGGTCACCATCGGCGACGGGGCGTATCTGGCGGCCGGCGGCGTCGTCACCGAGAACGTGCCGGCCGATGCGTTGTCGCTGGGCCGGGCGCGGCAGGTGGTGAAGGAAGGGCGCGGCGCGCAGCTGAAGGCGCGCTTCGCCCGCGCCAAGGCCGAGAAGACAGGCGCGTAG
- a CDS encoding SLAC1 anion channel family protein, producing MNTATASVQAGAADEPWLRHFPITFFAVVMGLAGLSLATRRMEVALFGAPGTASFALTLVTAATFCVIAAVYLAKTLRHTDAMKAEWNHPVRIAFFPAITIGVLLVCSGILPRAHGLVEAVWMVATAAHLVIILGVVSAWISHRTFEQAHLTPAWFIPAVGNVLVPVAGVDLGYVEISWFFFSVGMLFWLIFLTLVFNRLIFHNPIAERLLPTLVILIAPPSVGFVAWMLLNGGQVDAFARVLYYSALMFVLVTLTQVGRLLRLPFSMAWWAYSFPLAAFTIASALFAESTGAAFQRTLSFIAYGVLWAVIAMLVVKTFAAMRRNEICRPE from the coding sequence ATGAACACAGCGACGGCATCAGTCCAGGCCGGGGCGGCAGACGAACCCTGGCTGCGGCATTTCCCGATCACCTTCTTCGCGGTGGTGATGGGTCTTGCCGGCCTGTCGCTGGCGACCCGCCGCATGGAGGTCGCGCTGTTCGGCGCGCCCGGCACGGCCAGCTTCGCGCTGACGCTCGTCACCGCCGCTACCTTCTGCGTCATCGCCGCGGTCTATCTCGCCAAGACGCTGCGCCACACGGATGCGATGAAGGCGGAGTGGAACCACCCCGTGCGCATCGCCTTCTTCCCGGCGATCACCATCGGCGTGCTGCTGGTCTGCTCCGGCATCCTGCCGCGCGCGCACGGCCTCGTCGAGGCGGTGTGGATGGTCGCGACGGCCGCGCATCTCGTCATCATTCTCGGCGTCGTTTCCGCCTGGATCAGCCACCGCACCTTCGAACAGGCGCATCTGACGCCGGCCTGGTTCATTCCCGCCGTCGGCAACGTGCTGGTGCCGGTCGCCGGCGTCGATCTCGGCTATGTCGAGATCTCGTGGTTCTTCTTCTCCGTCGGCATGCTGTTCTGGCTGATCTTCCTGACGCTGGTGTTCAACCGGCTGATCTTCCACAACCCGATCGCCGAGCGCCTGTTGCCGACGCTGGTCATCCTGATCGCACCGCCTTCGGTCGGCTTCGTCGCGTGGATGCTGCTGAACGGCGGCCAGGTCGATGCCTTCGCCCGCGTCCTCTATTACAGCGCGCTGATGTTCGTGCTGGTGACGCTGACCCAGGTCGGGCGCCTGTTGCGCCTGCCCTTCTCCATGGCCTGGTGGGCCTATTCCTTCCCGCTCGCCGCCTTCACCATCGCCTCGGCGCTGTTTGCCGAATCGACGGGCGCCGCCTTCCAGCGCACCCTCTCCTTCATCGCCTATGGCGTTCTGTGGGCAGTGATCGCGATGCTGGTCGTCAAGACCTTCGCCGCGATGCGGCGCAACGAGATCTGCCGCCCGGAGTAA
- a CDS encoding pyridoxamine 5'-phosphate oxidase family protein, translating to MTTITTVEQLEALYGTPGAASTVKEIDWISDEYAALIKASPFVALATAGPEGLDCSPRGDRGEVVRILDAKRVALPDRRGNDRIDSLRNIVRDPRVALLFLIPGSGTTLRLNGRATISADPQLLEDFAVDGKAPRSVILIEVEKVYFQCARAIVRSRLWERDAQEAASGLPTPGAILSALSEATVGGEAYDREWPERARKTLW from the coding sequence ATGACGACGATCACCACGGTGGAGCAGCTGGAAGCGCTCTATGGCACGCCGGGGGCGGCCTCGACGGTCAAGGAGATCGACTGGATCAGCGACGAGTATGCCGCCCTGATCAAGGCCTCGCCCTTCGTGGCGCTGGCGACCGCCGGGCCGGAGGGGCTGGACTGCTCGCCGCGCGGCGACCGGGGCGAGGTGGTGCGCATCCTGGATGCGAAGCGCGTGGCGCTGCCCGACAGGCGCGGCAACGACCGCATCGATTCGCTGCGCAATATCGTGCGCGACCCGCGCGTGGCGCTGCTCTTTCTCATTCCCGGCAGCGGCACGACGCTGCGCCTCAACGGAAGGGCGACGATCAGCGCCGATCCGCAGCTGCTGGAAGACTTTGCCGTGGACGGCAAGGCGCCGCGCAGCGTGATCCTGATCGAGGTGGAGAAGGTCTACTTCCAGTGCGCAAGGGCCATCGTGCGTTCGCGGCTGTGGGAGCGGGACGCGCAGGAGGCGGCAAGCGGGTTGCCGACGCCCGGCGCGATCCTGTCCGCCTTGAGCGAGGCGACGGTCGGCGGCGAGGCCTATGACCGCGAATGGCCGGAGCGGGCGCGCAAGACGCTGTGGTGA
- a CDS encoding peptidylprolyl isomerase — METTQGQVVINMRPDLAPNHVARIKELAREGFYDGIVFHRVIEGFMAQTGCPRGTGTGGSGKKLRAEFNAEPHVRGTCSMARAQDPNSGDSQFFICFTDARFLDRQYTVWGEVIEGMDNVDKIKRGEPVVNPDKIVSMKVAADIA; from the coding sequence ATGGAAACCACCCAGGGCCAGGTCGTCATCAACATGCGCCCGGACCTTGCGCCGAACCACGTCGCGCGCATCAAGGAGCTGGCGCGCGAGGGCTTTTACGACGGCATCGTCTTCCACCGCGTGATCGAGGGCTTCATGGCCCAGACCGGCTGCCCGCGCGGCACCGGCACCGGCGGTTCGGGCAAGAAGCTGCGCGCCGAGTTCAACGCCGAGCCGCATGTGCGCGGCACCTGCTCGATGGCCCGCGCCCAGGACCCGAATTCCGGCGACAGCCAGTTCTTCATCTGCTTCACCGACGCCCGCTTCCTCGACCGCCAGTACACGGTCTGGGGCGAAGTGATCGAGGGCATGGACAATGTCGACAAGATCAAGCGCGGCGAGCCGGTGGTCAATCCGGACAAGATCGTCTCGATGAAGGTCGCGGCCGACATCGCGTAA
- a CDS encoding peptidylprolyl isomerase codes for MARLASFFSALLLAAVIGLSPAGAQSTDPENTLLLDLKDGQVVIRLRPDLAPNHVARIKELASKGFYDGIVFHRVIDGFMAQTGDPTGTGMGGSDLPDLKAEFSSEPFRRGTLGMARSQSPDSANSQFFIMFADGDWLNGQYTVFGEVVEGMEHVDTIKRGEPVQNPDKIVRMRVAADAN; via the coding sequence ATGGCACGCCTTGCTTCGTTCTTTTCCGCGCTTCTCCTTGCCGCCGTTATCGGCCTGTCGCCGGCCGGCGCCCAGTCGACCGACCCCGAAAACACGCTGCTGCTCGACCTGAAGGACGGGCAGGTGGTGATCCGCCTGCGGCCCGACCTTGCGCCGAACCATGTCGCGCGCATCAAGGAGCTGGCGAGCAAGGGTTTCTATGACGGCATCGTCTTCCACCGGGTGATCGACGGCTTCATGGCCCAGACGGGCGACCCGACCGGCACCGGCATGGGCGGTTCAGACCTGCCGGACCTGAAGGCGGAATTCTCGTCCGAGCCGTTCCGCCGCGGCACGCTCGGCATGGCCCGCTCGCAGAGCCCGGACAGCGCCAACTCGCAGTTCTTCATCATGTTCGCCGACGGCGACTGGCTGAACGGCCAGTACACGGTGTTCGGCGAGGTGGTCGAGGGCATGGAGCACGTCGACACCATCAAGCGCGGCGAGCCGGTGCAGAACCCGGACAAGATCGTGCGCATGCGCGTTGCCGCCGACGCCAACTGA
- the coaD gene encoding pantetheine-phosphate adenylyltransferase, whose amino-acid sequence MTRTALYPGSFDPVTNGHVDILRHALDLADKVVVAIGVHPGKSPMFSFEERVAMIARVARDAFGAADAGRIEVISFDDLVIETARRNGAAFLVRGLRDGTDLDYEMQMAGMNRSLEPNVQTVFLPASPEVRHITATLVRQIAKMGGDVRHFVPAHVAERLAERLAAPR is encoded by the coding sequence ATGACACGCACCGCGCTCTATCCCGGCTCTTTCGACCCCGTCACCAACGGCCATGTCGACATCCTGCGCCACGCGCTCGACCTTGCCGACAAGGTGGTCGTCGCCATCGGCGTCCATCCCGGCAAGTCGCCGATGTTCAGCTTCGAGGAGCGGGTGGCGATGATCGCCCGCGTCGCGCGCGATGCCTTCGGCGCGGCCGATGCGGGGCGCATCGAGGTGATCTCCTTCGACGACCTGGTCATCGAGACGGCCCGGCGCAACGGCGCCGCCTTCCTGGTGCGGGGGCTGCGCGACGGAACCGACCTCGACTACGAGATGCAGATGGCGGGCATGAACCGCTCGCTGGAGCCGAACGTGCAGACGGTGTTCCTGCCGGCCTCTCCGGAAGTCCGCCACATCACCGCCACGCTGGTCAGGCAGATCGCCAAGATGGGCGGCGATGTCCGCCATTTCGTTCCGGCTCATGTCGCGGAACGCCTGGCCGAGCGGCTGGCGGCCCCGCGCTGA
- a CDS encoding TetR/AcrR family transcriptional regulator → MTKNISRPRGRPRRFDPEEAVATAQQMFRARGYDAVSVADVTEALGINPPSFYAAFGNKAGLYARALERYSATAAIPFDEILSPGRPVGESLAALIEEAARRYAADPAAAGCLVLEGIRCNDAEAREAARVFYTAAEDTVRRYVAARHPDKAERVTDFVSTVMAGLSARARDGHDLERLLAVARLAGRAVMQDLAG, encoded by the coding sequence ATGACTAAAAATATATCCCGCCCGCGCGGCCGCCCGCGCCGCTTCGATCCCGAGGAGGCGGTCGCGACCGCGCAGCAGATGTTCCGCGCCCGCGGCTACGATGCCGTGAGCGTTGCGGACGTCACCGAGGCGCTCGGCATCAACCCGCCGAGCTTCTATGCCGCCTTCGGCAACAAGGCAGGCCTTTATGCGCGCGCGCTGGAGCGCTACTCGGCAACGGCGGCCATTCCCTTCGACGAGATCCTGAGCCCCGGCCGTCCGGTCGGCGAGAGCCTTGCGGCTCTCATCGAGGAGGCGGCGCGCCGCTATGCGGCCGATCCGGCGGCTGCCGGGTGCCTGGTTCTGGAAGGGATCCGCTGCAACGACGCGGAGGCGCGCGAGGCGGCCCGCGTCTTTTATACAGCCGCCGAAGACACGGTGCGCCGCTACGTTGCCGCGCGCCATCCGGACAAGGCGGAGCGGGTGACCGATTTCGTCTCCACCGTGATGGCCGGCCTTTCGGCCAGGGCGCGCGACGGGCACGACCTGGAGCGGCTGCTCGCCGTCGCCCGGCTCGCCGGCCGGGCCGTCATGCAGGACCTTGCCGGGTGA
- the bdcA gene encoding SDR family oxidoreductase — MADFQGKSVLVLGGSRGIGAAIVRRFAAEGANVTFTYAGSKEAAHKLAAETGATAVMTDSADRDAVIARVRDSGPLAVLVVNAGVAVFGDALEQDPDAIDRLFRINVQTPYHASVEAARQMPQDGRIIVIGSVNGDRMPVPGMASYALSKSALQGLARGLARDFGPRGITVNIVQPGPIDTDANPADGPMKELMHSFMTIKRHGRPEEVAGMVAWLAGPEAGFVTGAMHTIDGGFGA; from the coding sequence ATGGCCGACTTTCAGGGAAAATCCGTCCTCGTGCTCGGCGGCAGCCGCGGGATCGGGGCAGCGATCGTCAGACGGTTCGCGGCAGAGGGGGCGAACGTGACCTTCACCTATGCCGGGTCGAAGGAGGCAGCGCACAAGCTGGCGGCCGAGACCGGCGCTACGGCGGTCATGACGGACAGTGCCGACCGGGATGCGGTGATCGCCCGGGTCCGCGACAGCGGGCCGCTCGCCGTGCTGGTGGTGAATGCCGGCGTCGCCGTCTTCGGCGACGCGCTGGAGCAGGATCCCGACGCCATCGACCGGCTGTTCCGGATCAATGTCCAGACCCCCTACCACGCCTCCGTCGAGGCGGCGCGGCAGATGCCGCAGGACGGCCGGATCATCGTGATCGGCTCCGTCAACGGCGACCGCATGCCCGTCCCCGGCATGGCCTCCTACGCGCTCAGCAAGTCGGCGCTGCAGGGCCTGGCCCGCGGGCTGGCGCGCGATTTCGGGCCGCGCGGCATCACCGTGAACATCGTGCAGCCGGGCCCCATCGACACCGATGCGAACCCCGCCGACGGGCCGATGAAGGAGCTGATGCACAGCTTCATGACCATCAAGCGCCACGGCAGGCCGGAAGAGGTCGCCGGCATGGTCGCCTGGCTCGCCGGCCCCGAGGCCGGCTTCGTCACCGGGGCGATGCACACGATCGACGGCGGCTTCGGCGCCTGA
- a CDS encoding glyoxalase superfamily protein: protein MRDHRHSKLMAKAMREALAEKNLTITHSEALEIVARQFGLANWNVLAAKIGEGEGGGEAAESRESLRLEQAVPIVRIFDVAKASEFYFGFLGFSLDWEHRYGDNFPLYMQISRSGLRLHLSEHAGDATPGGNMCVYMPGIRDLHRELQAKDYRYMKPGLEDQGGRLELQVTDPFSNRIRFMELTGS from the coding sequence ATGCGCGACCATCGCCATTCGAAGCTCATGGCCAAGGCCATGCGCGAGGCTCTTGCCGAGAAAAACCTGACCATCACCCACAGCGAAGCACTGGAAATCGTCGCCCGCCAGTTCGGCCTTGCCAACTGGAACGTGCTGGCCGCGAAGATCGGGGAGGGCGAAGGTGGGGGCGAGGCGGCCGAGAGCCGCGAGAGCCTCCGCCTTGAGCAGGCAGTGCCGATCGTGCGCATCTTCGACGTCGCCAAGGCGAGCGAGTTCTATTTCGGCTTTCTCGGCTTCTCCCTCGACTGGGAGCACCGCTACGGCGATAATTTTCCGCTCTATATGCAGATCTCGCGCTCCGGACTGCGGCTGCACCTGTCGGAACATGCCGGCGACGCGACGCCCGGCGGCAACATGTGCGTCTACATGCCCGGCATCCGAGACCTGCACCGGGAGCTGCAGGCCAAGGACTACCGCTACATGAAGCCGGGGCTGGAGGACCAGGGAGGGCGGCTCGAGCTGCAGGTCACCGACCCGTTCAGCAACCGCATCCGCTTCATGGAACTCACGGGGAGCTGA
- a CDS encoding GNAT family N-acetyltransferase, with the protein MPILPTFRTARLTIRPRTLADLDACLAMDRDPEVIRFVPKPWTDPAGHAAFVRGRMQADYGPGLGYWSVFAHDRPEHFLGWILLIPCDGIGPEIEIGWRFLRETWGKGYATEAAQPVLDHAMDTLALDRVVAEIDPNNAGSIKVARKLGMTDEGLIHKDGATWHAFAMR; encoded by the coding sequence TTGCCGATCCTGCCGACGTTCCGCACCGCCCGCCTCACCATAAGGCCGCGAACCCTCGCCGATCTGGACGCCTGCCTGGCCATGGACCGCGATCCCGAGGTGATCAGGTTCGTGCCCAAACCCTGGACCGATCCCGCCGGCCACGCGGCTTTCGTGCGCGGGCGGATGCAGGCCGATTACGGGCCGGGCCTCGGCTACTGGTCGGTGTTTGCGCATGACCGGCCGGAGCATTTCCTCGGCTGGATCCTGCTGATCCCCTGTGACGGCATCGGGCCGGAGATCGAGATCGGCTGGCGCTTCCTGCGCGAGACCTGGGGCAAGGGCTATGCGACCGAGGCGGCGCAGCCCGTCCTCGACCATGCGATGGACACGCTGGCGCTCGACCGTGTCGTCGCGGAAATCGATCCCAACAACGCAGGCTCGATCAAGGTCGCCCGCAAGCTCGGCATGACCGACGAAGGCCTGATCCACAAGGACGGCGCGACCTGGCACGCCTTCGCGATGCGGTAA